A single region of the Amphiprion ocellaris isolate individual 3 ecotype Okinawa chromosome 4, ASM2253959v1, whole genome shotgun sequence genome encodes:
- the si:ch211-14k19.8 gene encoding mucin-5AC isoform X2, with protein MQLHACLLLFIITTDKILASSHHHCGGNVFLDEEPAGHISLTSPGLFTDTSTLDSVKQHSEESLQASVCTWMIDIPLGRTVLLKLERGWNISVRCVWNEEVRVLDGGGTTLLSGCDRNKAALTWTRAERSPNTVQLAYYVQEDERNSSEDGSTRHPDLTQWSQTGTSFTSVGQDVVRGTEEGRGRLYEGQEWSSGPQSVSSGSSQDQGLLLPTSPQHRHPVSGRADRETLPLPEEKPNNGADTSGAAHLTDRPLTASEGTRPYFVHAFSTDGKSNTANPSEEIPQTQITDATGRRSSALHGTDPPKHASTETSEHTDKHSASFLPLTSSPPELPSRTIWEILIPHSAAVSGTPGDNQPHSWRSQRSTDRLASDLTSITTTTSDPLKSSTTPPQHESHSDTGPTSSSSQGPGSVQSSATHITEPDAAVGTVEAASLHPNTSLSDSLVSDVTAQTAVFELSDKTVMTSQTDSPQSTESLTHSPYTSSPLLTQMGNKDTQTESPQRHFMTTNTVSISPDNTKEHKQTLGSTASLFTPAAPLTMGDVVHSALTGTTRGTYTPPPTTHWHDSSLTDSPTSAPLLSSSTSTDSSTPSYTLQTHTVSPDSSQTTLTFSVTEATVHTVFVDHKTTPAPPQTPPHSNKHVHLPVSTYESPTHKQRHNAVTATRSPVLSLTTIQSDYKDGEVRVETVDSVWLWSPRSTTARTTTAGPPQRPPLQTTLHPSQENHSTVTTAAVTSTWSSTNSPKFYIVPDQPAAIRVESIELLLQIVVEESRSAFTAGLDEDTAVWVVPYLQRAPGFTRLLGVWSSGHAVQSLVEFKTSEALQWLSMEGPTSLLEQTGLAQAVREGTTFRSSKITNITLGGLQGDVCDWLLQCPSGYRCVSQPGSSSYSCSSVCRSDYCHHHGICTHHPGQLPVCRCLAGDDFWFMGQRCDTRMTRARLVGACLAILLIIVTVIGVLAFVAVRRYRAILIQAKVDQTRSSSQYGWRGSEMSMGDGVLDSGKASDLSVCSWPVEPIHWTPFPLLQQLASHRTPTVRVSRPRSYCEGMELVDLGKSWTA; from the exons aTAAAATATTGGCCTCGTCACACCATCATTGTGGTGGAAATGTCTTCCTGGATGAAGAGCCTGCAGGCCACATCAGTCTCACTTCACCTGGACTATTCACCGACACCAGCACACTCGACTCCGTGAAGCAGCACTCTGAAGAATCCTTACAGGCTTCAGTTTGCACTTGGATGATAGATATTCCTCTGGGGAGGACGGTACTTTTAAAGTTGGAACGTGGATGGAACATATCAGTGCGCTGTGTCTGGAACGAGGAAGTTCGGGTCTTGGACGGCGGAGGAACGACTCTGCTGTCCGGCTGCGACAGAAACAAAGCCGCCCTCACTTGGACAAGAGCAGAACGTTCTCCAAACACAGTTCAGTTGGCTTATTATG TCCAGGAAGATGAGAGGAATTCCTCGGAGGACGGCTCAACCCGCCATCCAGACCTTACTCAGTGGTCTCAGACAGGAACCAGCTTTACAAGTGTTGGTCAAGATGTGGTGAGAGGCACAGAGGAGGGCAGAGGTCGCCTCTATGAAGGTCAGGAGTGGAGCTCTGGGCCTCAGTCTGTGTCTAGTGGCTCCTCTCAGGACCAGGGGCTGCTGCTCCCCACCTCACCCCAGCATCGACACCCTGTCTCTGGGAGAGCCGATAGGGAAACTCTCCCTCTTCCTGAGGAAAAGCCAAACAATGGAGCGGATACATCTGGAGCTGCTCACCTCACTGATCGTCCCCTGACTGCCAGCGAGGGAACACGCCCATATTTTGTGCATGCATTCAGTACAGACGGCAAATCAAACACAGCAAACCCCAGTGAGGAGATCCCACAAACCCAGATAACAGATGCAACAGGCAGGAGGTCCAGCGCTTTGCATGGCACAGATCCACCCAAACATGCATCCACTGAGACGTctgaacacacagacaaacatagcGCCAGCTTTCTTCCTCTCACCTCTTCTCCTCCTGAGCTACCTTCCAGGACGATCTGGGAGATTCTCATTCCACACAGTGCAGCTGTTAGCGGGACACCTGGAGATAACCAGCCTCATTCCTGGAGGAGCCAGCGAAGCACAGACAGACTCGCTTCTGATCTGAcctccatcaccaccaccacctccgaCCCTTTAAAGTCATCCACCACACCTCCGCAGCATGAATCACACAGTGACACTGGACCCACTTCATCATCTTCACAGGGCCCCGGCAGTGTTCAATCATCCGCCACCCACATCACAGAGCCCGACGCTGCTGTTGGTACTGTGGAGGCTGCTTCACTTCATCCAAACACAAGTCTAAGTGACTCACTGGTGTCAGATGTTACCGCTCAGACTGCTGTGTTTGAGTTGTCTGATAAGACAGTGATGACGAGTCAAACAGACTCTCCTCAAAGCACAGAGAGCCTCACACACTCTCCATATACTTCATCTCCATTACTTACACAGATGggcaacaaagacacacaaacagaaagtccACAAAGACATTTCATGACTACCAACACCGTCTCCATCTCACCCGACAATACCAAGGAGcataaacagactttaggttccaCTGCTTCTCTTTTTACTCCAGCAGCACCGCTGACAATGGGAGATGTAGTCCACTCAGCTCTCACAGGAACCACTAGAGGAACATACACACCACCTCCAACTACACACTGGCATGACAGCTCACTCACAGATTCACCAACATCTGCTCCTCTTTTGTCATCCAGCACATCCACAGACTCATCTACACCTTCATACACactccaaacacacactgtgtctCCTGATAGTTCACAAACAACTCTGACCTTCTCTGTCACTGAAGCCACCGTTCACACAGTCTTTGTTGACCACAAAACCACACCTGCACCCCCACAGACACCCCCTCATTCAAACAAGCACGTGCATCTGCCAGTGTCTACTTATGAATCTCCTACACATAAACAGCGGCACAATGCTGTCACTGCTACACGTAGCCCTGTGCTCTCACTGACAACTATACAGTCTGATTATAAAGATGGGGAGGTAAGAGTAGAGACAGTGGACAGCGTCTGGCTGTGGTCTCCAAGAAGCACAACTGCACGCACAACCACAGCTGGACCTCCACAGCGACCTCCACTCCAGACCACACTACATCCCAGCCAGGAGAACCACTCAACGGTAACAACTGCAGCTGTAACCTCCACTTGGAGCTCCACAAACAGCCCCAAGTTCTACATTGTGCCAGaccagcctgctgccatcagag TGGAGTCaattgagctgctgctgcagatagTTGTAGAAGAGTCCAGATCTGCTTTTACTGCTGGCTTGGATGAAGACACTGCTGTCTGG GTGGTGCCGTACCTACAGAGAGCCCCAGGATTCACCAGGCTGCTGGGAGTCTGGAGCAG TGGCCATGCAGTGCAGAGTCTGGTGGAGTTTAAAACCAGCGAGGCTCTGCAGTGGCTCAGCATGGAAGGACCCACATCACTGTTGGAACAAACAGGACTAGCTCAGGCTGTTCGTGAGGGGACGACCTTCAGATCGTCCAAGATCACCAACATCACACTTGGAG GGCTGCAGGGTGACGTGTGCGACTGGTTGCTGCAGTGCCCCTCAGGCTATAGATGTGTGTCCCAGCCAGGCTCTTCCAGCTACAGCTGCTCCTCTGTCTGCCGCTCTGACTACTGCCACCACCACGGCATCTGCACACATCATCCAGGCCAACTTCCAGTCTGCCG CTGCCTTGCAGGTGATGACTTCTGGTTTATGGGTCAGAGGTGTGACACGAGGATGACTCGAGCACGGCTTGTGGGCGCCTGTCTGGCCATCTTGCTCATCATAGTGACAGTCATCGGAGTTTTGGCCTTTGTGGCAGTGCGACGCTATCGAGCCATTCTGATCCAGGCCAAAGTGGACCAGACTCGCAGCAG CTCCCAGTACGGCTGGAGGGGGAGTGAGATGAGTATGGGGGATGGTGTGCTGGACTCAGGTAAGGCCAGCGAcctttctgtctgcagctggCCTGTTGAACCCATTCACTGGACTCCGTTCCCGCTTCTGCAGCAACTGGCTTCCCACAGGACGCCCACA GTCAGAGTGTCACGGCCGAGGTCTTACTGTGAGGGCATGGAGCTGGTAGACCTGGGGAAGAGCTGGACTGCTTGA
- the si:ch211-14k19.8 gene encoding mucin-5AC isoform X1 yields the protein MQLHACLLLFIITTDKILASSHHHCGGNVFLDEEPAGHISLTSPGLFTDTSTLDSVKQHSEESLQASVCTWMIDIPLGRTVLLKLERGWNISVRCVWNEEVRVLDGGGTTLLSGCDRNKAALTWTRAERSPNTVQLAYYVQEDERNSSEDGSTRHPDLTQWSQTGTSFTSVGQDVVRGTEEGRGRLYEGQEWSSGPQSVSSGSSQDQGLLLPTSPQHRHPVSGRADRETLPLPEEKPNNGADTSGAAHLTDRPLTASEGTRPYFVHAFSTDGKSNTANPSEEIPQTQITDATGRRSSALHGTDPPKHASTETSEHTDKHSASFLPLTSSPPELPSRTIWEILIPHSAAVSGTPGDNQPHSWRSQRSTDRLASDLTSITTTTSDPLKSSTTPPQHESHSDTGPTSSSSQGPGSVQSSATHITEPDAAVGTVEAASLHPNTSLSDSLVSDVTAQTAVFELSDKTVMTSQTDSPQSTESLTHSPYTSSPLLTQMGNKDTQTESPQRHFMTTNTVSISPDNTKEHKQTLGSTASLFTPAAPLTMGDVVHSALTGTTRGTYTPPPTTHWHDSSLTDSPTSAPLLSSSTSTDSSTPSYTLQTHTVSPDSSQTTLTFSVTEATVHTVFVDHKTTPAPPQTPPHSNKHVHLPVSTYESPTHKQRHNAVTATRSPVLSLTTIQSDYKDGEVRVETVDSVWLWSPRSTTARTTTAGPPQRPPLQTTLHPSQENHSTVTTAAVTSTWSSTNSPKFYIVPDQPAAIRVESIELLLQIVVEESRSAFTAGLDEDTAVWVVPYLQRAPGFTRLLGVWSSGHAVQSLVEFKTSEALQWLSMEGPTSLLEQTGLAQAVREGTTFRSSKITNITLGGLQGDVCDWLLQCPSGYRCVSQPGSSSYSCSSVCRSDYCHHHGICTHHPGQLPVCRCLAGDDFWFMGQRCDTRMTRARLVGACLAILLIIVTVIGVLAFVAVRRYRAILIQAKVDQTRSSYRRFNHFDELSGRFWLRSWAGSADSLDNPAFTRSDDLLHLRALDRPCCYHDDTLSLGSTCPSHGAHISTIYPHSSQYGWRGSEMSMGDGVLDSGKASDLSVCSWPVEPIHWTPFPLLQQLASHRTPTVRVSRPRSYCEGMELVDLGKSWTA from the exons aTAAAATATTGGCCTCGTCACACCATCATTGTGGTGGAAATGTCTTCCTGGATGAAGAGCCTGCAGGCCACATCAGTCTCACTTCACCTGGACTATTCACCGACACCAGCACACTCGACTCCGTGAAGCAGCACTCTGAAGAATCCTTACAGGCTTCAGTTTGCACTTGGATGATAGATATTCCTCTGGGGAGGACGGTACTTTTAAAGTTGGAACGTGGATGGAACATATCAGTGCGCTGTGTCTGGAACGAGGAAGTTCGGGTCTTGGACGGCGGAGGAACGACTCTGCTGTCCGGCTGCGACAGAAACAAAGCCGCCCTCACTTGGACAAGAGCAGAACGTTCTCCAAACACAGTTCAGTTGGCTTATTATG TCCAGGAAGATGAGAGGAATTCCTCGGAGGACGGCTCAACCCGCCATCCAGACCTTACTCAGTGGTCTCAGACAGGAACCAGCTTTACAAGTGTTGGTCAAGATGTGGTGAGAGGCACAGAGGAGGGCAGAGGTCGCCTCTATGAAGGTCAGGAGTGGAGCTCTGGGCCTCAGTCTGTGTCTAGTGGCTCCTCTCAGGACCAGGGGCTGCTGCTCCCCACCTCACCCCAGCATCGACACCCTGTCTCTGGGAGAGCCGATAGGGAAACTCTCCCTCTTCCTGAGGAAAAGCCAAACAATGGAGCGGATACATCTGGAGCTGCTCACCTCACTGATCGTCCCCTGACTGCCAGCGAGGGAACACGCCCATATTTTGTGCATGCATTCAGTACAGACGGCAAATCAAACACAGCAAACCCCAGTGAGGAGATCCCACAAACCCAGATAACAGATGCAACAGGCAGGAGGTCCAGCGCTTTGCATGGCACAGATCCACCCAAACATGCATCCACTGAGACGTctgaacacacagacaaacatagcGCCAGCTTTCTTCCTCTCACCTCTTCTCCTCCTGAGCTACCTTCCAGGACGATCTGGGAGATTCTCATTCCACACAGTGCAGCTGTTAGCGGGACACCTGGAGATAACCAGCCTCATTCCTGGAGGAGCCAGCGAAGCACAGACAGACTCGCTTCTGATCTGAcctccatcaccaccaccacctccgaCCCTTTAAAGTCATCCACCACACCTCCGCAGCATGAATCACACAGTGACACTGGACCCACTTCATCATCTTCACAGGGCCCCGGCAGTGTTCAATCATCCGCCACCCACATCACAGAGCCCGACGCTGCTGTTGGTACTGTGGAGGCTGCTTCACTTCATCCAAACACAAGTCTAAGTGACTCACTGGTGTCAGATGTTACCGCTCAGACTGCTGTGTTTGAGTTGTCTGATAAGACAGTGATGACGAGTCAAACAGACTCTCCTCAAAGCACAGAGAGCCTCACACACTCTCCATATACTTCATCTCCATTACTTACACAGATGggcaacaaagacacacaaacagaaagtccACAAAGACATTTCATGACTACCAACACCGTCTCCATCTCACCCGACAATACCAAGGAGcataaacagactttaggttccaCTGCTTCTCTTTTTACTCCAGCAGCACCGCTGACAATGGGAGATGTAGTCCACTCAGCTCTCACAGGAACCACTAGAGGAACATACACACCACCTCCAACTACACACTGGCATGACAGCTCACTCACAGATTCACCAACATCTGCTCCTCTTTTGTCATCCAGCACATCCACAGACTCATCTACACCTTCATACACactccaaacacacactgtgtctCCTGATAGTTCACAAACAACTCTGACCTTCTCTGTCACTGAAGCCACCGTTCACACAGTCTTTGTTGACCACAAAACCACACCTGCACCCCCACAGACACCCCCTCATTCAAACAAGCACGTGCATCTGCCAGTGTCTACTTATGAATCTCCTACACATAAACAGCGGCACAATGCTGTCACTGCTACACGTAGCCCTGTGCTCTCACTGACAACTATACAGTCTGATTATAAAGATGGGGAGGTAAGAGTAGAGACAGTGGACAGCGTCTGGCTGTGGTCTCCAAGAAGCACAACTGCACGCACAACCACAGCTGGACCTCCACAGCGACCTCCACTCCAGACCACACTACATCCCAGCCAGGAGAACCACTCAACGGTAACAACTGCAGCTGTAACCTCCACTTGGAGCTCCACAAACAGCCCCAAGTTCTACATTGTGCCAGaccagcctgctgccatcagag TGGAGTCaattgagctgctgctgcagatagTTGTAGAAGAGTCCAGATCTGCTTTTACTGCTGGCTTGGATGAAGACACTGCTGTCTGG GTGGTGCCGTACCTACAGAGAGCCCCAGGATTCACCAGGCTGCTGGGAGTCTGGAGCAG TGGCCATGCAGTGCAGAGTCTGGTGGAGTTTAAAACCAGCGAGGCTCTGCAGTGGCTCAGCATGGAAGGACCCACATCACTGTTGGAACAAACAGGACTAGCTCAGGCTGTTCGTGAGGGGACGACCTTCAGATCGTCCAAGATCACCAACATCACACTTGGAG GGCTGCAGGGTGACGTGTGCGACTGGTTGCTGCAGTGCCCCTCAGGCTATAGATGTGTGTCCCAGCCAGGCTCTTCCAGCTACAGCTGCTCCTCTGTCTGCCGCTCTGACTACTGCCACCACCACGGCATCTGCACACATCATCCAGGCCAACTTCCAGTCTGCCG CTGCCTTGCAGGTGATGACTTCTGGTTTATGGGTCAGAGGTGTGACACGAGGATGACTCGAGCACGGCTTGTGGGCGCCTGTCTGGCCATCTTGCTCATCATAGTGACAGTCATCGGAGTTTTGGCCTTTGTGGCAGTGCGACGCTATCGAGCCATTCTGATCCAGGCCAAAGTGGACCAGACTCGCAGCAG CTATCGCAGGTTCAACCACTTTGACGAGCTGTCCGGTCGGTTCTGGTTGCGTTCGTGGGCGGGTTCGGCAGACTCACTGGACAATCCCGCCTTCACACGCTCCGACGACTTACTGCATCTGCGAGCGCTCGACCGCCCCTGCTGTTACCATGACGATACGCTGTCGCTGGGCTCCACCTGCCCCAGCCATGGAGCACACATCAGTACCATCTACCCCCATAG CTCCCAGTACGGCTGGAGGGGGAGTGAGATGAGTATGGGGGATGGTGTGCTGGACTCAGGTAAGGCCAGCGAcctttctgtctgcagctggCCTGTTGAACCCATTCACTGGACTCCGTTCCCGCTTCTGCAGCAACTGGCTTCCCACAGGACGCCCACA GTCAGAGTGTCACGGCCGAGGTCTTACTGTGAGGGCATGGAGCTGGTAGACCTGGGGAAGAGCTGGACTGCTTGA